A window of the Hordeum vulgare subsp. vulgare chromosome 5H, MorexV3_pseudomolecules_assembly, whole genome shotgun sequence genome harbors these coding sequences:
- the LOC123399898 gene encoding uncharacterized protein LOC123399898: MAVGEEVKLSISGAALAALLHRCGAAAGDCDGLLFGRAHRPPPPAPTLSDYDDQAPAAPCLFISISGHSSLSHPCSLSDPLGRPHPPPPSSPCPLGFFSSRRRAPLRASMRELALACSLSKTLSPLAHPLLVILVSPNTSDDLSTHSFDYRAFLLLGSRFVPTSFAVVNVGPGFRDQYHSFAPESSFPLLTQPSPPAAPEAEDAYSIGEQKKVDAMVDGFGLGRLQELVGAVAGQAAGMDSMYAGMLQRMEKLAREVEKSNHRVLDQEKRNLVLRSKTAGL, from the exons ATGGCCGTCGGCGAGGAGGTCAAGCTCTCCATCTCCGGCGCGGCCCTCGCGGCGCTCCTCCACCGCTGCGGGGCCGCCGCGGGTGACTGCGACGGCCTCCTCTTCGGCCGCGCCCACCGCCCCCCTCCGCCGGCTCCCACCCTTTCCGACTACGACGACCAAGCCCCCGCCGCCCCGTGCCTTTTCATCTCCATCTCCGGCCACtcctccctctcccacccctgCTCCCTCTCAGATCCCCTCGGCCGCCCccacccgccgccgccctcctcccctTGCCCTCTCGGCTTCTTCTCGTCCCGCCGCCGCGCCCCTCTCCGTGCCTCCATGCGCGAGCTCGCCCTCGCCTGCTCCCTGTCCAAAACCCTATCGCCCCTCGCCCACCCGCTCCTCGTCATCCTCGTCTCCCCCAACACTTCCGACGACCTCTCCACCCACTCCTTCGACTACCGCGCTTTCCTCCTCCTCGGATCCCGCTTCGTCCCGACCTCGTTCGCCGTCGTCAACGTCGGCCCCGGCTTCCGGGATCAGTACCACTCCTTCGCCCCGGAGTCGTCCTTCCCGTTGCTCACTCAGCCGTCGCCGCCGGCGGCGCCCGAAGCAGAGGATGCTTACAGCATCGGAGAGCAGAAGAAGGTGGATGCGATGGTGGACGGGTTTGGGCTAGGGAGGCTGCAAGAGCTCGTGGGTGCTGTGGCCGGGCAGGCCGCGGGGATGGATAGCATGTATGCCGGGATGCTCCAGAGGATGGAGAAGCTCGCCAGGGAGGTGGAGAAGAGCAATCACCGCGTGCTCGACCAG GAAAAGCGGAACCTGGTGCTGAGGTCCAAGACAGCAGGACTGTAA